Proteins encoded within one genomic window of Alteribacter populi:
- a CDS encoding ABC transporter ATP-binding protein, translated as MSERIVQIQNLTFFHSKDKKGLHDVDLTIERGKVYGLWGRNGAGKTTLMRVLAGFLWPDNGEVRVFSDVPFENRNVIKRICFIQENHPLNRLWRIKDVMKIAADFYPNWDEAFAEQSLKTFSLDPEKRIKTLSKGMKTAVALTVGLASRAELTIFDEPTNGLDAGVREKFYELLMNELDDGERTIILSTHFIQELQAYIEEMIVLHEGSLVVQRSIEEIREQAVYVTGSKEILGQYQNHDDVLEVKTLGTTVSILIEKNSEVWDGVRSLDIDMETPSLQDYLLRKTDFEQEEGEKL; from the coding sequence TCACAATTGAAAGAGGAAAGGTTTATGGGTTGTGGGGAAGGAACGGAGCAGGAAAAACAACATTAATGCGCGTGTTGGCTGGGTTTTTATGGCCTGATAACGGAGAGGTCCGAGTTTTCTCAGACGTTCCCTTTGAAAATCGAAACGTTATAAAACGCATTTGCTTTATCCAGGAAAATCATCCGCTAAATCGTTTGTGGCGAATTAAAGACGTGATGAAAATTGCCGCCGACTTTTACCCGAATTGGGATGAAGCGTTTGCTGAGCAAAGTTTAAAAACATTTTCCTTAGATCCGGAAAAACGAATCAAAACACTTTCAAAGGGGATGAAAACAGCGGTAGCATTAACTGTCGGTCTTGCAAGCCGTGCAGAACTGACAATCTTTGATGAGCCGACGAACGGATTGGACGCTGGAGTACGGGAAAAGTTTTATGAGCTTCTCATGAATGAGCTTGATGACGGGGAAAGAACAATCATTTTATCTACTCATTTTATACAAGAGCTTCAAGCTTATATTGAAGAAATGATCGTGCTGCATGAAGGGTCACTAGTTGTGCAACGTTCGATCGAGGAGATTCGTGAGCAAGCGGTCTATGTTACAGGATCAAAGGAGATCCTTGGACAGTATCAAAACCATGATGATGTGTTAGAAGTGAAGACACTAGGTACGACAGTTTCTATTCTTATCGAAAAAAATAGTGAAGTATGGGATGGTGTTCGTAGCCTCGACATAGACATGGAGACACCGAGTTTACAAGACTATTTGTTAAGAAAAACAGATTTTGAACAAGAAGAGGGTGAGAAATTGTGA
- a CDS encoding SulP family inorganic anion transporter, translating to MSYTEKLKNEWFGNVRGDILAGVVVALALIPEAIAFSIIAGVDPMVGLYAAFCIAVVIAFVGGRPGMISGATGAMALLMITLVADHGLEYLLAATILTGIIQVLFGVFKLASVMKFVPRSVMIGFVNALAILIFTSQLQHFVGETWIMYSLVALTLAIIYILPRFTKAVPSPLVAIIIVSAVAIMMNAGVRTVGDMGALPSTLPIFALPSIPLNLETLMIILPYSLALAMVGLLESLLTASIVDDMTDTDSDKNKESRGQGIANMVTGCFGGMAGCAMIGQAVINVKSGGRGRLSSLVAGVFLMFLILVLGNLVVQIPMAALAGVMIMVSISTFDWSSLMNIHKVPRTDALVMIVTVGTVVYTHDLSKGVFAGVILSAIFFAAKISKVKVEKQLDESSSSLTYHIDGQIFFASVTEFLAKFDYDVIVDEVIIDLSRAHLWDDSAVGAIDKIEAKYESRGIKVKIEGLNKESSILMDRIGGLSKASGH from the coding sequence TTGAGTTACACAGAAAAATTGAAAAATGAATGGTTTGGCAATGTGAGAGGAGATATTCTTGCAGGTGTTGTTGTTGCTTTAGCTCTCATTCCAGAGGCGATTGCGTTCTCGATTATTGCAGGCGTTGATCCTATGGTAGGGCTTTATGCTGCTTTTTGTATTGCGGTTGTCATTGCTTTTGTAGGCGGAAGACCGGGGATGATTTCCGGTGCTACAGGTGCGATGGCGTTACTAATGATTACACTCGTGGCGGATCACGGGTTGGAATATTTACTCGCAGCGACGATTTTAACCGGTATTATTCAAGTTCTTTTTGGTGTTTTCAAGCTGGCAAGTGTAATGAAGTTCGTGCCACGTTCCGTTATGATCGGCTTCGTAAACGCCTTGGCGATCTTGATTTTTACCTCACAGTTACAACACTTTGTTGGAGAAACCTGGATTATGTATAGTTTAGTGGCTTTAACATTGGCGATTATTTACATTCTCCCACGTTTTACAAAAGCAGTACCGTCACCGCTAGTGGCGATTATAATTGTCAGTGCTGTTGCCATTATGATGAATGCGGGCGTACGGACAGTTGGAGATATGGGGGCACTACCTTCGACACTTCCAATTTTTGCATTGCCAAGTATTCCGTTAAACCTTGAAACACTCATGATTATTTTGCCATATTCACTTGCTCTAGCTATGGTTGGTTTACTAGAGTCGCTACTCACAGCTTCAATTGTTGACGATATGACCGACACGGATAGTGATAAAAACAAAGAAAGCCGTGGTCAAGGAATTGCGAATATGGTTACAGGCTGCTTTGGTGGTATGGCTGGTTGTGCAATGATTGGACAAGCCGTTATTAACGTAAAGTCAGGTGGTAGAGGACGACTATCCTCTTTAGTTGCCGGTGTGTTTTTGATGTTCTTAATTCTTGTGCTGGGCAATCTTGTTGTTCAAATTCCAATGGCTGCATTAGCTGGAGTTATGATCATGGTCTCAATCAGTACATTTGACTGGAGTTCTCTCATGAATATCCACAAAGTTCCTCGTACCGATGCTCTTGTTATGATCGTTACAGTGGGAACGGTTGTCTATACGCATGATTTATCAAAAGGGGTATTTGCCGGGGTCATACTGAGCGCCATTTTCTTTGCTGCTAAAATTTCTAAGGTAAAGGTAGAGAAGCAGCTCGATGAAAGTTCCTCAAGTCTGACTTACCATATTGATGGTCAGATATTCTTTGCTTCTGTGACAGAATTTCTCGCAAAATTTGACTATGATGTGATTGTCGATGAAGTAATCATTGATTTGAGTCGGGCTCATCTTTGGGATGACTCTGCAGTCGGTGCTATAGATAAAATCGAGGCGAAATACGAGTCACGCGGAATCAAAGTGAAAATTGAAGGATTGAACAAAGAAAGCTCTATACTCATGGACCGCATTGGCGGCTTGAGTAAAGCTTCAGGGCACTAA
- a CDS encoding universal stress protein, producing MFENILLAVDGSEHSHRATIKAMELAKLSKGSTIEILYVVDANTSKSDVLKYGDSDTAAYKRKEMLQAFEAKVFNKGIDYEVTILHGTPAETIIEYVNDGDYDCLVMGSRGRNELQTFILGGVSHKVMKHVKAPIMMVK from the coding sequence ATGTTTGAAAATATTCTATTAGCTGTAGACGGTTCCGAACACTCTCATCGTGCTACAATAAAAGCAATGGAGCTAGCCAAACTCTCAAAAGGCTCTACGATTGAAATATTGTATGTGGTGGATGCAAATACGTCCAAATCAGATGTACTAAAATATGGAGATTCTGACACAGCTGCGTATAAACGCAAAGAAATGTTGCAAGCATTTGAAGCGAAGGTTTTTAACAAAGGAATTGACTACGAAGTCACAATTCTGCACGGAACGCCAGCTGAAACGATTATTGAATATGTGAACGATGGCGATTACGACTGTCTCGTTATGGGAAGTCGCGGCCGCAACGAATTACAAACCTTCATATTAGGTGGCGTAAGTCATAAAGTGATGAAGCATGTAAAAGCACCGATTATGATGGTGAAATAA
- a CDS encoding M42 family metallopeptidase, which translates to MDDKTYQLMKELTETEGLPGFEDRVYNLMKREIKTITNETTTDNLGSIVGKVGDSGPKIMLAGHLDEVGFIVSNITKKGFLKIKALGGWWGHVMLAQRVKVLTSKGDLTGVIGSKAPHVLSVEERKKVLKIDKMFIDIGASSDEEARSFGVEVGDPVATICPFEVLPNKKTLLARTWDNRAGCYVALKVLEKLQSSSLPNQLFSGATVQEEVGLRGAQTLAQTILPDISFATDVGVAGDTPGMDQDAANLELGNGPILGFLDRSMVPHRKLRDFVVNIAKEYNIPFQRELMTGGATDGGKFHLAGSGVPTLVVSVPSRYIHSHVSMVHLDDLNNAVDLLVQVISALDEQTVQKIKGLEG; encoded by the coding sequence ATGGATGATAAAACCTATCAACTCATGAAAGAACTAACCGAAACAGAAGGTCTTCCTGGCTTTGAAGACCGTGTTTATAATTTGATGAAGCGGGAAATTAAAACCATTACTAACGAGACGACCACCGACAATTTAGGAAGCATCGTAGGGAAAGTTGGCGACAGCGGACCGAAAATCATGCTCGCCGGACACTTAGATGAAGTTGGCTTTATTGTAAGCAATATTACGAAAAAAGGATTCTTGAAGATCAAAGCCCTAGGCGGATGGTGGGGACACGTCATGCTCGCTCAACGGGTGAAGGTCCTCACAAGTAAAGGTGACCTCACAGGGGTTATTGGTTCTAAGGCGCCCCACGTCCTCAGTGTAGAAGAGCGAAAAAAAGTACTTAAAATTGATAAAATGTTTATCGATATTGGGGCTTCAAGTGACGAAGAGGCGCGATCATTCGGCGTTGAAGTCGGGGATCCAGTGGCAACGATTTGCCCGTTTGAGGTCTTACCTAACAAAAAAACACTTTTAGCCCGTACATGGGATAACCGTGCTGGTTGTTATGTGGCGCTGAAAGTTTTAGAAAAACTACAATCAAGTTCGCTTCCGAACCAGCTTTTCTCAGGTGCAACCGTTCAAGAAGAAGTAGGTCTACGAGGTGCCCAAACGCTCGCTCAAACAATCCTACCGGATATTTCTTTTGCGACAGATGTCGGTGTGGCAGGGGATACACCAGGAATGGACCAGGATGCGGCAAATCTGGAGCTTGGAAATGGACCCATTCTCGGTTTTCTTGACCGTTCAATGGTTCCACATCGAAAACTGCGCGATTTTGTCGTTAATATCGCAAAAGAATATAACATTCCCTTTCAACGTGAGCTTATGACAGGTGGAGCAACAGACGGAGGTAAATTCCACCTTGCAGGAAGTGGTGTCCCGACACTCGTCGTAAGTGTTCCTTCCCGTTATATTCACAGTCATGTGTCTATGGTTCACCTCGATGACTTGAATAACGCCGTTGATCTGCTTGTTCAAGTGATCAGTGCATTAGATGAACAAACGGTGCAAAAGATTAAAGGGTTAGAAGGTTAA
- the mgtE gene encoding magnesium transporter, translated as MVKLTEQNREQYAQFVLQALNTADIQKFRDLFLELHPQDQLDFFLDLNNTQRQNLYEYLSAEEFAEIFQELDLEDQKQIIEELNQHYAQDMVGEMSADDVADFLGEIPTKRSNAILEGLEAKDAKDIRELLSYEEETAGAIMTKEFINISADSSIRDVIKLLRKKGPNAETIYYLYVVNMKHELAGVVSLRDLIIAEPDAKVEDVMSSRVVSVKTGDDQEDVANLIKKYDFLAVPVVTSHNTLVGIITVDDIIDVIEEEATEDLGEFAASRGATDITLSPFTAAKKRAPWIILLMFFGMITANVIGQFEETLEAVVLLAGFIPLIMDSSGNTGTQSLAVAVRSLALGTLERKGIGKMILREFSTGIMLGLMCAAVLMIIVPILHGSVWLAFIVGVSIFISLSIATVIGTIVPLIINKMKLDPAIASGPFITTVNDIIGLLIYFSIATTLLHLL; from the coding sequence ATGGTTAAATTAACCGAGCAAAATCGCGAACAATACGCTCAGTTTGTCTTGCAAGCATTAAATACAGCGGATATTCAAAAGTTTCGCGATTTATTTTTAGAGCTTCATCCACAGGATCAACTGGATTTTTTCTTAGACTTAAATAATACACAGCGTCAAAATTTATACGAATACCTTTCAGCAGAAGAATTTGCTGAGATTTTCCAGGAACTTGATTTAGAAGATCAGAAGCAAATCATTGAAGAACTCAATCAGCACTACGCTCAAGATATGGTTGGTGAAATGTCTGCCGATGATGTAGCCGACTTTTTAGGCGAGATCCCAACTAAACGATCCAATGCCATCCTCGAAGGACTTGAGGCTAAAGACGCTAAAGACATTCGCGAACTTCTCAGCTATGAAGAGGAAACCGCGGGTGCAATCATGACTAAAGAGTTTATCAACATTTCAGCGGACTCATCGATACGAGATGTGATTAAATTATTGCGTAAGAAAGGGCCCAATGCGGAGACCATTTATTATTTGTATGTGGTGAACATGAAGCACGAGTTAGCAGGCGTTGTCTCCTTGCGTGACTTGATCATCGCAGAACCTGATGCGAAAGTGGAAGACGTGATGAGTTCTCGTGTCGTTTCTGTAAAAACAGGAGATGATCAAGAAGACGTGGCGAACTTGATTAAAAAATATGATTTCCTAGCAGTTCCAGTCGTCACTTCCCATAACACACTCGTAGGCATTATTACGGTCGATGACATTATTGATGTTATTGAAGAAGAGGCTACCGAAGACCTTGGTGAGTTTGCTGCATCACGAGGTGCTACAGACATAACGCTCTCTCCCTTTACGGCAGCTAAAAAACGAGCACCATGGATCATTTTGCTTATGTTCTTTGGCATGATTACCGCCAATGTTATCGGACAATTTGAAGAAACATTAGAAGCCGTCGTGCTTTTAGCCGGATTTATCCCATTAATAATGGACTCCTCAGGGAACACAGGGACACAGTCGTTAGCTGTTGCAGTACGTTCCCTAGCTTTAGGCACACTCGAGCGTAAAGGTATCGGTAAAATGATTCTTCGTGAGTTTAGCACAGGAATCATGCTCGGATTAATGTGTGCTGCTGTCTTAATGATTATTGTGCCAATCCTTCACGGTAGCGTTTGGCTAGCCTTTATTGTAGGTGTTTCAATCTTTATTTCGCTTAGTATTGCTACTGTAATTGGTACGATTGTACCGCTTATCATTAATAAAATGAAGCTCGATCCTGCGATTGCTTCAGGCCCGTTTATTACAACAGTTAACGATATTATCGGTTTGCTTATTTATTTTTCCATTGCCACGACATTACTCCATTTACTTTAA
- a CDS encoding penicillin acylase family protein: MERGIVLERKRMPLFQRRWVKIVVVLVGVLLFLSIVALGTGYWFITKSHPVLEGEKQMNGLTQEVTVLRDERGVAQINATDLEDLFYVQGYVTAQDRLFQMDMTRRLAGGRLAEVVGEAALDSDRFFRTYGMHRYIEATIEKFDDETSRAVDAFSKGVTAYIDEVFPEGNQPLEFRILGYEPDPWTPEDSAIVVKYMGYTLTGNHRNEIENYQFVQALGDDAQFLFPEYHVDDHFPTIYEQVDIEDMPFESGALNSLKAFAPSEFNGSNNWAISGEHTESGFPLVADDPHLGLEIPSVWYQTHLNLEGDFHSVGVTVPGVPGVVLGHNDELAWGVTSMSVDQEDLYLEEAHPDQAHHYLYDGEWEEAEVIEEVIAIDGGESHVEQVEITRNGPIMSHLFHDKEEGEEPVINSEALYHAMSLRWTGREAGEELNGVLKLNRATNVDEFMNGLDEFVTPALSWVFADRKGNIGYRGQARLPNRQNSDGLLPIPGWDPNYQWDGFIPIDELPQIVNPESGYIMTANNKPVDDEYPYEIGRSFYPYRAERLDEMIQEQIVSGEPFTLEHAKEMQHDFLNTQARSLLPLLVDEIGDSELTELELAALELLMEWDYVESADSGAALVWHQWYNQFGERMFENIVDFPYSSALVIHDTIHKAAHDEEGRMFAFLDDEWHRDFTVFVEETFSDAVATVKEIQGSRVEQWAWGDWHKMTITHPLSGVWPLNHLFNLGAWEVGGSGATPGAHSYDEETGRVRHGAGWRFVADLSFEEPAQDIVMPGQSGQVLSPHYDDQIETWLEGDLYPVIYEKEEEDAGVNVMRFVPAEEE; encoded by the coding sequence ATGGAACGTGGAATAGTACTCGAAAGAAAGAGAATGCCGTTGTTTCAAAGACGTTGGGTAAAAATCGTCGTTGTACTTGTAGGAGTGCTTCTTTTTTTATCCATAGTTGCACTTGGAACAGGGTACTGGTTTATTACTAAAAGTCACCCCGTTTTAGAAGGAGAAAAACAGATGAATGGGCTAACACAAGAAGTAACGGTTCTACGAGATGAACGAGGTGTAGCACAAATTAATGCGACTGATTTAGAAGATTTGTTTTACGTGCAAGGTTACGTGACTGCTCAAGATCGTCTTTTTCAAATGGATATGACCCGTCGCCTTGCTGGTGGGCGTTTAGCTGAAGTGGTTGGAGAAGCGGCTCTAGATAGCGATCGTTTTTTCCGAACATATGGCATGCACCGTTATATTGAGGCTACAATCGAAAAGTTCGACGATGAAACTTCCAGAGCGGTTGATGCTTTTTCAAAAGGTGTGACGGCTTATATTGATGAAGTATTCCCTGAGGGAAACCAGCCTCTTGAGTTCCGTATTCTCGGTTATGAGCCTGACCCCTGGACACCAGAGGACTCAGCGATTGTCGTCAAGTATATGGGATATACCTTAACGGGAAATCATCGAAACGAAATCGAGAACTATCAGTTTGTTCAAGCTCTAGGTGATGATGCGCAGTTTTTGTTTCCGGAATATCATGTTGACGACCATTTTCCAACAATTTACGAGCAGGTGGATATTGAAGATATGCCTTTTGAAAGTGGCGCGCTAAATTCACTGAAAGCTTTTGCACCATCCGAGTTTAATGGAAGCAATAACTGGGCAATTAGTGGAGAACATACCGAATCCGGTTTCCCATTAGTAGCTGATGATCCTCATTTAGGATTGGAAATTCCGAGTGTATGGTATCAAACTCACCTAAACTTAGAAGGTGACTTTCATTCAGTTGGCGTCACTGTACCCGGCGTTCCAGGTGTCGTGTTAGGGCATAATGACGAGCTTGCGTGGGGTGTGACTTCGATGTCGGTGGACCAGGAAGACTTGTATTTAGAAGAGGCCCACCCCGATCAAGCTCATCACTATTTATATGACGGGGAATGGGAGGAAGCCGAAGTTATCGAAGAAGTGATTGCAATCGATGGTGGTGAATCTCATGTTGAACAAGTTGAAATTACCCGAAATGGACCAATCATGAGCCATCTGTTTCATGATAAGGAGGAGGGCGAGGAGCCCGTTATCAATTCAGAAGCTCTTTACCATGCAATGAGCTTGCGGTGGACTGGCCGTGAAGCCGGTGAAGAACTGAACGGTGTCTTAAAGTTGAATCGTGCAACGAATGTAGATGAATTTATGAATGGTCTAGATGAGTTTGTAACACCAGCGCTAAGCTGGGTGTTTGCAGATCGAAAAGGGAATATTGGCTACCGCGGTCAGGCCCGGTTACCTAACCGGCAAAATTCAGATGGGCTCCTTCCTATCCCAGGATGGGATCCTAATTATCAATGGGACGGTTTTATTCCAATCGATGAATTGCCGCAAATTGTTAATCCTGAATCCGGATACATTATGACTGCAAACAACAAGCCGGTAGATGATGAATATCCTTACGAAATTGGGCGCAGCTTTTACCCATACCGAGCAGAGCGTTTGGATGAAATGATCCAAGAACAAATTGTTTCCGGAGAACCGTTTACGTTGGAGCATGCAAAGGAAATGCAGCACGACTTTTTAAACACTCAGGCTCGCTCTCTTTTACCCTTACTGGTTGATGAGATTGGTGATTCAGAGTTGACTGAGTTAGAATTAGCTGCCCTCGAACTTCTAATGGAATGGGATTATGTTGAGAGTGCTGACTCTGGAGCTGCTCTCGTCTGGCATCAATGGTATAACCAATTTGGTGAGAGAATGTTTGAAAACATTGTCGATTTTCCGTACTCAAGCGCACTCGTTATTCACGACACGATTCACAAAGCGGCGCACGATGAAGAAGGGAGGATGTTTGCTTTTTTAGATGATGAATGGCATCGAGACTTCACGGTGTTTGTCGAGGAAACCTTTTCGGATGCTGTTGCTACCGTAAAAGAGATACAAGGAAGTAGGGTAGAGCAATGGGCGTGGGGTGACTGGCATAAAATGACGATCACCCATCCATTAAGCGGGGTCTGGCCTCTCAATCATTTATTTAATTTAGGCGCATGGGAGGTGGGCGGAAGTGGAGCTACACCAGGAGCGCATTCCTATGATGAAGAAACAGGGCGTGTTCGCCACGGAGCTGGATGGCGCTTTGTCGCTGACTTAAGCTTTGAAGAGCCAGCCCAGGATATCGTCATGCCTGGTCAGTCCGGTCAAGTTCTCTCCCCTCACTACGATGATCAAATTGAAACGTGGCTTGAAGGTGACTTATACCCGGTGATTTATGAAAAAGAAGAAGAGGATGCCGGAGTAAATGTAATGCGTTTTGTGCCAGCCGAAGAGGAGTAG
- a CDS encoding fluoride efflux transporter FluC: protein MKINWYLIIAIFIGGALGTTVRYFINVQTMFTLYPIGTLTENIIGSFLLGVLTRYLIHRKSHEVWKAGLGVGFCGSLTTMSTLAADAYALAGDNSMLSAALYTSLSLFGGLLVAMIGFALSDAYAKRMGAVEND from the coding sequence ATGAAGATTAATTGGTATTTAATCATCGCAATATTTATAGGCGGTGCCCTCGGAACAACGGTCCGCTACTTCATTAACGTCCAGACGATGTTCACACTTTATCCAATCGGTACGTTGACCGAAAACATCATTGGAAGCTTTTTATTAGGCGTCCTCACGCGCTACTTGATTCACCGCAAATCACATGAAGTATGGAAAGCCGGACTGGGCGTTGGCTTCTGTGGCAGTTTAACGACAATGTCAACACTCGCTGCTGATGCTTATGCTTTAGCAGGTGACAACTCGATGCTTAGCGCTGCACTTTATACATCGCTATCTTTATTTGGCGGTTTACTCGTTGCCATGATTGGTTTTGCCTTAAGTGATGCCTATGCGAAACGAATGGGGGCGGTTGAAAATGATTAA
- the crcB gene encoding fluoride efflux transporter CrcB has protein sequence MINLFLVSIGGGLGAVSRYLLGLKIQQQYPKSPIPIAMLIVNLLGSLGLGVFFGALFGGIPMFEYDNPWFLLLGIGYFGAFTTFSTFSVEATTLIHEQKYKKAFIYIGLSIVGSFVMFLLGIFWFV, from the coding sequence ATGATTAATCTCTTTCTCGTTTCTATTGGGGGTGGACTAGGAGCCGTTAGCCGCTACTTGCTTGGCTTGAAAATACAGCAGCAATATCCTAAATCACCGATTCCTATAGCCATGCTTATCGTTAACTTACTCGGATCTCTTGGGCTTGGTGTTTTTTTTGGTGCCCTTTTCGGTGGTATCCCGATGTTCGAATATGACAATCCATGGTTTTTACTATTAGGCATCGGTTATTTCGGTGCTTTCACGACGTTTTCTACATTTAGCGTCGAAGCGACTACACTTATTCATGAGCAAAAATACAAAAAAGCTTTTATATATATTGGGCTAAGTATTGTTGGATCATTTGTGATGTTTTTACTTGGTATCTTCTGGTTTGTTTAA
- a CDS encoding YczE/YyaS/YitT family protein — protein sequence MGKLRFSDMKARNRVYFSLLKWLVFLSGIFILALGASLMIISALGAATWDVLHIGMSYNTPWSIGLCVQILGLFMVLFTYLIEKKRPRLGTFVNVILVGFFINLILAIPFFNGVFPLWERTTFLFLGVCLMGFGAGMYVASTLGAGPRDGLTLALAEKTGLSIRLVRSVLELLALTIGWLLGGPVAAGSFLSIILIGPVLQASLRFWRRRLSIVEQSLVPLHPQATERQEASGS from the coding sequence GTGGGGAAATTAAGGTTTAGTGACATGAAAGCTCGAAACAGAGTGTATTTTAGTTTACTTAAATGGTTGGTATTTTTGTCTGGAATCTTTATTCTCGCTCTTGGCGCCTCATTGATGATTATATCAGCTCTAGGCGCAGCGACTTGGGATGTCCTTCACATCGGAATGTCCTATAATACCCCATGGTCAATAGGTTTATGTGTTCAAATTCTCGGGCTGTTTATGGTTCTTTTTACGTACTTGATTGAAAAGAAAAGGCCTCGGTTAGGTACCTTTGTTAATGTAATCCTTGTTGGTTTTTTTATCAACCTTATTTTAGCCATCCCCTTCTTCAATGGGGTATTTCCGTTGTGGGAACGGACGACTTTTCTTTTCCTCGGCGTTTGTTTAATGGGCTTTGGAGCTGGAATGTATGTTGCGTCTACTTTAGGTGCAGGACCTCGGGATGGTCTTACACTTGCTTTGGCTGAGAAAACCGGGCTTTCCATTCGCCTTGTACGATCAGTACTTGAGTTACTTGCTTTAACAATAGGCTGGCTTTTAGGGGGGCCAGTGGCAGCTGGTTCATTTTTGTCTATCATCTTAATTGGTCCAGTTTTGCAAGCTTCTTTAAGATTTTGGAGAAGGCGCCTATCAATAGTGGAACAAAGCTTGGTTCCCTTGCACCCACAAGCTACAGAGAGGCAAGAAGCGAGTGGGTCATAG
- a CDS encoding MarR family winged helix-turn-helix transcriptional regulator yields MTLLYGHLVNQTARKFKKRLNEHLSPLELFSSQWGIIFYLAQKEKVTQIEISEYLNVEAPTITRTLTRLEEEGWIQREAGKDRRERFVMLSPKAKLRYQDWLHASHNMEREAISGINENDLTVFRRVLKQINENLDRD; encoded by the coding sequence GTGACATTGTTATATGGTCATCTAGTGAATCAAACGGCTCGTAAGTTTAAGAAAAGATTAAATGAACACCTTTCTCCTCTTGAACTTTTTAGCTCTCAGTGGGGAATTATTTTTTATTTAGCACAGAAGGAAAAAGTAACACAGATAGAAATCAGCGAGTATCTAAACGTGGAAGCACCAACGATTACACGGACTTTGACTCGACTTGAGGAGGAAGGCTGGATTCAGAGAGAGGCTGGAAAAGACCGGCGTGAACGTTTTGTTATGCTATCACCAAAAGCAAAATTACGTTATCAAGACTGGCTTCATGCTTCACATAACATGGAAAGAGAAGCTATTTCTGGTATTAATGAAAATGATTTAACGGTTTTCAGACGTGTGCTCAAGCAAATTAATGAAAACTTAGACCGCGACTAA